The Spirosoma radiotolerans genome has a window encoding:
- a CDS encoding carboxymuconolactone decarboxylase family protein, which yields MPHIPLPDHLPGITGLLEYRLDTAMPIRELTQLLLRGESTLTQGERELIAALVSSRNCTNFCNAAHTKAADLLLGDDKTAAAVKADIETAPVSDKMKALLQIAALTQQSGRAVTPEAIGRAQAAGATDREIHDTVLLAALFCLYNKYVDGMATVTPTDPAYYDTLGDRIVNRGYNRPPGGYPAQ from the coding sequence ATGCCTCATATTCCTTTACCGGACCATTTGCCGGGTATTACGGGCTTGCTCGAATACCGGCTCGATACAGCTATGCCGATTCGGGAACTGACCCAGTTGCTACTACGGGGCGAATCGACACTCACACAGGGTGAACGCGAGTTGATTGCGGCTCTCGTCTCGTCGCGCAATTGCACCAACTTTTGCAATGCCGCCCATACGAAAGCGGCCGACCTGCTTCTGGGCGACGATAAAACAGCGGCTGCGGTAAAAGCCGACATTGAAACTGCGCCTGTCAGTGACAAGATGAAAGCACTGCTCCAGATTGCCGCCCTGACGCAGCAATCCGGTCGTGCTGTCACGCCGGAGGCCATCGGCCGTGCTCAGGCCGCTGGTGCCACCGACCGTGAAATTCACGATACAGTCCTGCTTGCCGCCCTGTTTTGTCTGTATAACAAATACGTTGATGGCATGGCGACTGTAACGCCCACCGATCCGGCCTATTACGACACGCTGGGCGACCGCATTGTGAACCGGGGATATAACCGTCCACCGGGAGGCTATCCGGCTCAGTAA
- a CDS encoding PLP-dependent cysteine synthase family protein, whose product MTSPIEPTIKPAIQEKFEHLWHLVGNTPMLELFYTDRGQPRSLYVKCEHYNLTGSMKDRMALHVLHQAYREGNIRPGDRIVEATSGSSGIAFSAVGRALGHPVTIIMPAGISQERIDIIRSLGADIVLFTKEEGGFMGAIRRSEELAASDPQVFLPRQFANKYNADAHRLTTGKEIWLQLQSVDITPDAFVAGVGTGGTVMGVGRYLKSRKPDIRIHPLEPAESPTLSVGHKTGTHRIQGFFDEFIPDILKLDELDHIVQANDGDSILVAQKLALQLGVAVGISSGANLIGAINLQRELGPEARVVTILCDSNKKYLSTDLVREEPIKPGYVAPDIDFTDYRPISRLLVGRPGVF is encoded by the coding sequence ATGACGTCACCTATCGAACCGACTATAAAGCCGGCTATTCAGGAAAAATTTGAGCACCTCTGGCATTTGGTTGGCAATACACCTATGCTGGAATTATTCTATACCGACCGGGGCCAGCCGCGCTCGCTCTACGTCAAGTGCGAACACTACAACCTGACTGGCAGCATGAAAGACCGCATGGCGCTGCATGTGCTGCACCAGGCCTATCGGGAAGGGAACATCCGGCCGGGCGACCGCATCGTCGAAGCAACCAGCGGTAGTTCGGGCATTGCGTTTTCGGCGGTGGGGCGTGCGTTGGGGCATCCCGTCACGATCATTATGCCAGCAGGCATCAGCCAGGAGCGTATCGATATCATTCGGAGCCTGGGTGCCGACATTGTGCTTTTTACCAAAGAAGAAGGCGGTTTTATGGGGGCCATCCGACGGTCAGAGGAACTGGCCGCCAGCGATCCGCAGGTGTTTCTGCCTCGTCAGTTCGCCAACAAATACAACGCCGACGCCCACCGCCTGACTACGGGCAAGGAAATCTGGCTGCAACTCCAGAGCGTGGACATTACTCCCGATGCGTTTGTGGCAGGTGTCGGAACGGGCGGAACGGTTATGGGTGTGGGGCGTTACCTCAAATCCCGCAAACCCGACATTCGCATTCACCCGCTCGAGCCCGCTGAGTCGCCAACACTCTCGGTAGGGCATAAAACCGGAACGCACCGGATTCAGGGCTTTTTCGACGAATTCATTCCGGATATTCTAAAACTAGATGAACTGGATCACATTGTCCAGGCCAATGACGGCGATTCGATATTAGTGGCCCAAAAACTGGCCCTCCAACTGGGCGTAGCGGTGGGTATTTCATCGGGTGCCAACCTGATCGGGGCCATCAACCTTCAGCGCGAACTGGGCCCTGAAGCCCGTGTCGTGACGATTCTTTGCGACAGTAACAAGAAATACCTCAGCACAGATTTGGTTCGGGAAGAGCCCATAAAACCGGGCTATGTTGCCCCCGATATTGACTTTACCGACTACCGGCCCATCAGCCGACTGTTGGTGGGCCGACCGGGTGTTTTCTGA
- a CDS encoding TonB-dependent receptor yields MNIKKHALLYAWLWLISTVTMAQSVKVTGLVMDPVTRKPLPGASIIIKGQNKGTVTDHTGSFSIPTNRTGPLTLQISMVGYEPQTVSVTSANAPLTIHLNSATSELDEVVVGASRVEERLVRAPVTIEKMDARSIRETPSATFYEGINNLKGVDMVTSGLTYRQINTRGFASTGNSRFLQLIDGVDNQPAGFGFSVGNMFGLSDLDAESVELVPGAASALYGPAAFNGALLMTSKDPFTYQGLSVQAKVGVNHLNDPNRNAGPTGAAIYNDHAIRYAKAFGNRFAFKVNASYMRGLDWFATDYTDVNQSTPSEQRGAQNPARNGLNIYGDEVVRTLPGAGQVSRTGYLEKDLTDYNVYSLKLNGALHYRITPKLEAIYAVNYAKGTANYTGSNRFSVNGFSLTQHRLEIRGKQFFVRWYSNAEDSHDSYNTRSLGQQINRTWVRDLNGNVVTPDKADDTWFARYTAAYSGTIPTVTGTDQTAARTFADQGRLLPGTPEYEAQKNRLTAIQGSAGAGILSQTSMWHADGQYNLTSALNNVADVLVGGNFRQYSLFTNGTLFDDKGGRIIYHEFGAFAQISKALLADKLKLTVSGRYDKNQNFAGYFTPRASAVYSATDRHHFRASYQTGFRNPTPSDQFIKLSVGPTVTILGGAPSNSAGMNVYENSYTATSANLFGAGFGADVNKVGPQQALLNNKDKLQKSNVPYIAPERVNSFEIGYRGLLNSRLSVDANYYYGVYTNFILNTVVLRPDSPVLGSDGKPNAAAAQEILNGKAQLFQLYTNAPDKVSAQGATLGLTYRTAGGYQIGANGTWSSFNIRNADPNNVAAFNTPRFKTNVTLGHRNIAPNIGFNVAWHWQESFDWVSSFNALIPGRVPAYHLLDAQVNYRVPSLKTVLKLGATNLTNQYVVQAYGSPAVGGLYYVSIVFDQGLK; encoded by the coding sequence ATGAACATAAAGAAGCACGCCTTGCTTTACGCATGGCTCTGGCTCATTAGTACCGTCACAATGGCGCAATCGGTAAAGGTAACCGGCCTGGTCATGGACCCCGTTACGCGCAAACCACTGCCTGGTGCCAGCATTATCATCAAAGGGCAAAACAAAGGCACGGTAACAGACCATACAGGCTCATTCAGCATCCCGACCAATCGAACAGGACCGCTTACGCTCCAGATTTCGATGGTTGGTTATGAACCACAAACGGTTTCGGTAACAAGCGCCAACGCTCCGCTCACGATTCACCTGAATTCGGCCACCAGTGAGTTGGATGAAGTGGTCGTAGGCGCTTCCCGCGTTGAAGAGCGTCTGGTTCGGGCTCCGGTTACGATCGAGAAAATGGACGCCCGCAGCATTCGCGAAACACCATCCGCTACATTCTACGAGGGTATCAATAACCTGAAGGGCGTTGATATGGTGACGAGTGGCCTTACGTATCGGCAAATCAACACACGGGGCTTTGCCAGTACAGGCAACAGCCGGTTTCTGCAACTTATCGACGGCGTGGACAATCAGCCCGCCGGGTTCGGCTTTTCAGTAGGTAATATGTTTGGGTTGAGTGATCTGGATGCCGAAAGTGTAGAGCTGGTGCCCGGTGCGGCCTCGGCCTTATACGGCCCGGCGGCTTTCAACGGAGCCCTGCTGATGACGAGTAAAGACCCGTTTACGTACCAGGGATTGAGTGTCCAGGCCAAAGTGGGTGTGAATCACCTCAATGACCCCAACCGGAACGCCGGACCGACAGGCGCAGCCATTTACAATGACCATGCCATCCGTTACGCCAAAGCGTTTGGCAATCGGTTTGCCTTTAAAGTGAATGCGTCCTACATGCGGGGGCTCGACTGGTTTGCCACCGATTATACCGACGTAAACCAATCGACCCCTTCTGAGCAACGTGGCGCGCAGAACCCGGCCCGGAATGGCCTCAATATTTACGGCGATGAGGTGGTCAGAACCTTGCCGGGCGCGGGGCAGGTGTCGCGGACGGGCTATCTGGAAAAAGACCTGACCGACTATAACGTGTATAGCCTGAAACTAAACGGAGCGCTCCACTACCGAATTACGCCTAAACTCGAAGCCATTTATGCGGTCAATTACGCCAAAGGAACCGCCAATTACACGGGCTCTAATCGCTTTTCGGTCAATGGATTCTCGCTCACGCAGCACCGGCTGGAAATACGCGGAAAGCAATTTTTTGTCCGCTGGTACAGCAATGCCGAAGACTCGCACGATTCGTACAACACCCGGTCGCTGGGACAGCAAATCAACCGGACATGGGTCCGCGACCTGAACGGCAACGTCGTAACGCCCGACAAAGCCGATGATACGTGGTTCGCCCGGTACACGGCGGCCTATAGCGGCACCATCCCGACTGTAACCGGTACCGATCAAACGGCGGCCCGTACCTTCGCCGATCAGGGTCGATTGCTGCCTGGCACGCCCGAATACGAAGCGCAGAAAAACCGCTTGACGGCCATTCAGGGTTCGGCGGGTGCAGGTATTCTAAGCCAGACTAGCATGTGGCATGCCGACGGTCAGTATAACTTGACGTCGGCGCTCAACAACGTAGCGGATGTGCTCGTTGGCGGTAATTTCCGTCAGTATAGTTTGTTCACCAACGGTACCCTTTTCGACGATAAAGGGGGGCGGATTATCTACCACGAATTCGGTGCCTTTGCCCAGATCAGTAAAGCATTGCTGGCCGACAAACTCAAACTAACGGTATCGGGCCGGTACGATAAAAACCAGAACTTCGCGGGATATTTCACGCCCCGTGCCTCGGCAGTATATTCGGCAACGGACCGGCACCATTTCCGGGCCAGTTATCAGACGGGTTTCCGCAACCCCACTCCTTCTGATCAATTTATTAAACTCTCGGTAGGGCCAACCGTTACGATTTTGGGTGGTGCGCCCAGCAACAGCGCGGGTATGAATGTGTACGAAAATTCGTATACAGCTACAAGTGCCAACCTGTTTGGAGCTGGTTTCGGAGCCGATGTAAACAAGGTGGGGCCGCAACAGGCGCTCTTGAACAACAAGGATAAACTGCAGAAATCGAACGTACCGTACATAGCGCCCGAACGGGTCAATAGTTTCGAAATAGGGTACCGTGGTCTGCTCAATAGCCGCTTGTCGGTCGATGCCAATTATTACTACGGCGTTTATACCAACTTCATTCTCAACACGGTTGTGTTACGTCCTGATAGTCCGGTACTGGGGTCAGATGGCAAGCCCAATGCGGCAGCCGCCCAGGAAATTCTGAATGGTAAGGCGCAGTTGTTCCAGCTTTATACGAACGCCCCCGACAAGGTATCGGCACAGGGGGCCACGCTCGGCCTGACGTATCGGACAGCGGGCGGCTACCAGATTGGAGCCAACGGTACGTGGTCATCGTTCAACATACGGAACGCAGATCCTAACAACGTAGCGGCTTTCAATACGCCCCGTTTCAAAACCAACGTAACGCTCGGCCACCGCAATAT
- a CDS encoding response regulator: MATTTNPKRRKATRTPILVVESNADHWLIIRSALAQCFPEVEPIWMNHGSQTLSYLDKCLSDSNRLPRLILLEPYLPSQEDGWALLKSIKAHPQYQHIPVITLSHSQDYKDIVKSYSFSVAAYITKPTVYHKWLSCFYTLRRYWWELAILPAPALLPD, translated from the coding sequence ATGGCTACCACTACTAATCCAAAACGTCGGAAGGCAACCCGGACACCGATCCTGGTTGTTGAGAGCAACGCCGATCACTGGCTCATCATCCGCTCGGCGCTGGCTCAGTGCTTTCCTGAAGTAGAACCGATCTGGATGAATCATGGCTCCCAAACCTTGTCTTACCTGGACAAGTGTTTGTCTGACAGCAATCGGTTACCCCGGCTGATTTTGCTGGAACCCTATCTCCCAAGCCAGGAAGATGGTTGGGCGCTGTTAAAGTCGATCAAAGCGCATCCACAGTATCAACACATTCCGGTTATCACCCTGAGCCATTCCCAGGATTACAAAGACATTGTCAAGTCGTATAGCTTCAGTGTAGCCGCTTACATCACCAAGCCTACGGTTTACCATAAATGGCTTTCGTGCTTTTATACTTTACGGCGCTATTGGTGGGAGTTGGCCATTTTACCCGCTCCCGCCCTGCTGCCTGATTAA
- a CDS encoding Gfo/Idh/MocA family protein: MKKEQPINRRDFVGKAATAVAGFMIVPRFVLGGKRPDGTAYTAPSDVISLGFIGTGKQGRGLTTSFLNTNETRIVAISEVYKAKAQLTLDRIKDHYAKNTQLGTFSDIPVYADFREILARKDVDAVVIAAPDHWHAAMAVRAAEAGKDIYCEKPLALTVKEGRAMVNATRKYNRVFQTGSMQRSWPEFRQTAELIRNGYIGDVKSIKVNVGPPPVPYNLPAEPVPEGLDWPSWLGPNAPVPFNAELAPPLSKDVFPNWRNYREFGGGMVTDWGAHMFDIVQWALDMDNSGPVEVIAPDGKEHPFLTYRYDNGITMTHQPWEWNNAILFTGTEGELRVQRRKLETTPASLATKVIGETEKHVYASENHYKDFLNAMRKRSKPICDVEVGHRTASVCNIGNIAYQLKRSLAWNPKKESFKDDPEANALLGRPMNKEWGIKL, translated from the coding sequence ATGAAAAAGGAACAGCCAATTAATCGCCGGGATTTTGTCGGGAAAGCGGCCACAGCCGTGGCCGGATTTATGATCGTTCCCCGCTTTGTTCTGGGCGGCAAACGACCCGATGGCACAGCCTACACCGCCCCCAGCGATGTCATTTCACTGGGTTTTATTGGCACAGGCAAGCAGGGAAGAGGGCTGACAACATCATTCCTGAACACAAACGAAACCCGGATTGTGGCCATCAGTGAGGTTTACAAAGCAAAAGCCCAACTGACTTTAGATCGGATTAAAGACCATTACGCCAAGAATACCCAGCTTGGCACCTTCTCCGATATTCCCGTTTATGCGGACTTCAGGGAGATCTTGGCGCGCAAGGATGTCGACGCCGTTGTGATTGCCGCTCCCGACCATTGGCACGCTGCCATGGCCGTTCGGGCCGCCGAAGCCGGGAAAGACATCTACTGCGAAAAGCCGCTGGCACTGACTGTTAAAGAAGGCCGCGCCATGGTCAATGCTACCCGGAAATACAACCGTGTTTTTCAGACGGGTAGCATGCAACGCTCCTGGCCCGAGTTTCGGCAGACAGCTGAGTTGATCCGAAACGGCTACATTGGCGACGTCAAAAGCATTAAGGTCAATGTAGGGCCACCACCGGTTCCCTACAATCTGCCGGCCGAACCCGTTCCTGAAGGACTGGACTGGCCATCCTGGCTTGGCCCAAACGCACCCGTGCCGTTCAACGCTGAGCTGGCTCCTCCCCTTTCGAAGGACGTCTTTCCGAATTGGCGAAACTATCGGGAATTCGGCGGGGGCATGGTGACGGATTGGGGCGCGCACATGTTCGATATTGTGCAGTGGGCGTTGGATATGGACAACAGTGGTCCGGTAGAAGTCATTGCCCCGGATGGCAAAGAGCATCCATTTCTGACCTATCGCTATGATAATGGCATTACGATGACTCACCAGCCCTGGGAGTGGAACAACGCGATTCTGTTTACCGGAACGGAGGGCGAACTTCGGGTACAGCGCAGAAAGCTGGAAACAACCCCCGCTTCGCTGGCAACGAAAGTTATTGGCGAAACCGAAAAACACGTGTACGCCAGCGAAAACCATTACAAGGATTTTTTGAACGCCATGCGCAAACGGAGCAAGCCCATTTGCGACGTAGAAGTGGGCCACCGGACGGCATCGGTCTGCAACATTGGCAACATCGCCTATCAGCTCAAACGCTCACTCGCCTGGAACCCCAAAAAGGAATCCTTTAAGGATGACCCCGAAGCCAATGCCTTGCTCGGCCGACCCATGAATAAGGAATGGGGCATTAAATTGTAA
- a CDS encoding redoxin domain-containing protein, with the protein MRHSILTALLITPSLLWAQGGSFTLNGKLPAYKAPAKAYLRYMERGTAKMDSTKIQNGLFSFKGTIENPAQATLFVDKLGTGFSRTRPTATSSLYLEPGTITVTSSDSLDNAIASGTPLNTDYQKLNAMMKPATDKMAQLMREYRALTPEQRKSKELEEALDKRYEAIEADQKKIRAQFIKENPSSLVSLDALQRYSYTPDYAEVGPLFDGLSDKIKTSKGGQEYAKLLATIKATSIGSMAPEFTQADTSGKSVALSSFHGKYVLVDFWASWCGPCRAENPNVVKNFHQYKDKNFTVLGVSLDRPNAREAWLKAIHKDGLDWTQVSDLKFWDNEVARQYGIRSIPQNFLIGPDGKIVAKNVRGEELGKKLEEILATKP; encoded by the coding sequence ATGAGACATTCCATTCTGACCGCGCTGCTCATTACCCCTTCGCTGCTCTGGGCGCAAGGCGGTTCATTTACCCTGAACGGGAAATTACCAGCTTATAAAGCGCCTGCTAAAGCGTATCTACGCTATATGGAACGAGGTACGGCTAAAATGGACTCAACCAAAATCCAGAACGGCTTATTCTCGTTCAAAGGAACGATTGAGAACCCAGCCCAGGCCACCCTGTTCGTCGACAAACTAGGAACTGGTTTTAGCCGTACCCGCCCCACGGCCACCAGCAGTCTCTATCTGGAGCCAGGTACCATCACCGTAACCAGTTCCGATTCGCTCGATAATGCCATCGCCAGTGGCACTCCGCTGAATACTGATTATCAGAAGCTGAACGCGATGATGAAGCCCGCTACCGACAAAATGGCCCAACTTATGAGAGAATACCGGGCCTTAACGCCGGAGCAACGCAAGTCGAAGGAACTTGAAGAAGCCCTGGACAAGCGTTACGAAGCCATTGAAGCCGATCAAAAGAAGATCCGGGCGCAGTTCATTAAGGAGAATCCATCCAGCTTAGTTAGCCTGGACGCCTTACAGCGGTACTCGTATACGCCAGACTACGCCGAGGTAGGCCCCTTGTTTGATGGCTTGTCCGATAAAATAAAGACCAGCAAAGGCGGTCAGGAATACGCAAAACTGCTGGCAACGATTAAAGCGACTTCGATTGGGTCAATGGCTCCCGAGTTTACCCAGGCAGACACATCGGGTAAGAGCGTAGCCTTAAGCAGTTTCCACGGAAAATATGTACTGGTTGACTTCTGGGCGAGCTGGTGCGGTCCCTGCCGGGCCGAAAACCCGAATGTGGTAAAGAACTTCCACCAATATAAAGACAAGAACTTCACCGTTTTAGGTGTTTCGCTGGATCGGCCGAACGCCCGGGAAGCCTGGTTGAAAGCCATTCATAAAGATGGGCTGGACTGGACGCAGGTTTCGGATCTGAAATTCTGGGATAATGAAGTCGCCAGGCAGTATGGCATCCGGTCCATTCCCCAGAACTTTCTAATTGGTCCCGATGGTAAAATCGTGGCCAAAAATGTTCGGGGCGAGGAGCTGGGCAAAAAATTAGAAGAAATCCTGGCGACTAAACCCTGA